The following is a genomic window from Acidobacteriota bacterium.
TACCATGAGATATTTTTGGAGAATAACATTAATGAGATGGAATCAGGTTTTCTCCCTCTCCTTTACACAGTGGCTGCAATTGGGGCTGTAGTCCTGACCGTCATTTTGAGTCTGCTTCTCTCTGTCAACATTCTTGAAAGAAGAAAAGATTTTGCTGTATTAAAAACACTTGGTTCGCCAAAAGGATTTCTATGGCGGCTGATAATCGATCAGGCTTTACTAATATCATTTGCGGCAAGTATCGTTGCTCTTATTGTCTTTTTTCCATTGGTTTATGTGATCGAAAAAATTTCCCCAGAGGTTAGCACGAAGTCTTCGGTTGAGCAAATTATAGTTGTTGTAATTGTTGCTGTAGTGATGAGTCTTATAAGCTCATTAATATCAATTCAAAAGTTAAGGCATATTTATCTGCTGGAGGCATTCAAATGAAAGGATTAGAAAAGACATCGTGTGTTGTTCAATTAGTTAATGTCACGAAAATATTTGGTAGTAATGAACACAAGACCGTAGCAGTGCATCAGATTTCCCTTCGTGCTTCCTCAGGCGAATTGTTGTTATTCTTAGGCCCCAGTGGAAGTGGAAAGACAACTTTATTGACATTAATTGCAGGACTGCTAAAACCAACTTCTGGCATTATATCGCTCTTCGGCAGGAATATTGAATCATGCTCCCCCAGAGAATTACAAAAACTTCGAGCTTTAAGAATTGGCTTTATCTTTCAAACTTTTCTGCTGATCGATTCCCTAACAGCCCTGGAAAATGTAGAAGTAGTTCTTCGTTTTACCGGTAGGCCAAAGAGAGAAGCTCATTGGCAAGCAATGCAACTTCTACAGCAATTTCATGTAGAACATCTTGCCTGGAAATTTCCTCCTTCATTAAGTCAGGGAGAAAAGCAGCGAGTTGCAATAGCTCGCGCGGTTGCAAATGGTGCTGACCTTATCCTTGCTGATGAACCAACTGGCAGCCTGGAATCAAAACAAGGTTT
Proteins encoded in this region:
- a CDS encoding ABC transporter ATP-binding protein codes for the protein MKGLEKTSCVVQLVNVTKIFGSNEHKTVAVHQISLRASSGELLLFLGPSGSGKTTLLTLIAGLLKPTSGIISLFGRNIESCSPRELQKLRALRIGFIFQTFLLIDSLTALENVEVVLRFTGRPKREAHWQAMQLLQQFHVEHLAWKFPPSLSQGEKQRVAIARAVANGADLILADEPTGSLESKQGFEIIRLIHAYAKEQNKCVIVASHDLRIVEFADRIIRLEDGKQK